TAGAAACACACACGAGGTATTCTACCGAGAAAATTTTACAACGGATTAAAATTAATCTACCGTATAATATACAGTGTCAACAGCAACCCCCCAATGCTtataaaaactaattaaatttGAAAGACACAGGCAGTCTGAATTGGATAGAGTCAAATTACAGTCTGCATGAGTTTGGGACTTGTAAAAATAATATGTTGGCAGAAGGCTTTCTTTAAACTTTCTCTGGAGTGGAAGGGAGAATTGAGCAGGGGAGATGGATGTAACCATGAGGCTCAAAGATTTGCATTTATGTAGAATGCTTAATTCAGTGAGTATCATGCACAGCTGCTATAACTACTGCTACATATAACTGCTTTGAAAGGAAGATGTCTAGGAAATAGTGTAGGAACCCAGATTTCAGGACAACGCAAACTGTTCATATTTAAATTCTCATCCTGAACACCGTATAAACAAAGAGATTCTGTTGACAGATTGTTACTACCTTTAATTTTATGTTCTTCTCCTTCAGCTAAGGATAAGATTTGGTTTCCCCCAGAGTTCCCTTAATAACCTCCATTTCCTCCAAATACCGTATGATTACACCCCAACAGGATCTCTGTTCTCCAGATCCCTGGTGTTACCTTCAATCCATTCCTGCTcccttctgtgcccctgcagctTCATTTCCACCCCACAGGCCTTTGCTCCACTTTCTGGTATAAACTACCAGCTCCCTCCTACATCCTCTGGCAACCCCTGGGCAAGAGGGTCCAAGCTTTGAGCATGCCAACTGGCCAGCAAGCAGTCCAGATAATGCAGAGAACTATTGAACTCACCACACTATTTAACTCACTGCTGTGAGTCTCTCTCCGCTATGCAGTCCAGATTTTCTAGAAATTTGTAAGAAACAAATAGTACTGAGGACTTCACTGTTTGGTCAAATTTGACTGAAATTGATCCAAGGGCTCAAAGGTTATTAGGAAGGAGCTAACAGCACAGCACGATCATATCGTCCCGATTTCTTTACAAAGCCAGAAACAAGCCTTCAGTGTGTAACTCTGGTTAACACTAATGTGTCTCAGTGATTTCACCGGGGTTGTTCATGTGAACAAAAGGATCTGTCTGAGATCTCCCACTCAGGCCCTTAAGAAGTCTACCCTGGCTAATTTACCTCATATGAATGTTGCTAGGGTCCACTACCTGGGTTTGTCATGTCATAACCTATATACACTGTCAGTGCTCTCTAGACACAAAGGATACTCTCAGATGTGAGTTTTGAGACAATGTGTGTGTTTTACTAAAGTAAATGTTAACACTGGCAAAATTCTGATGCCGCATCTCAGATGCCGTATTTCTGCAGCCCCAGTGATGGCAAATGCAAATACATGATGAAATGCAATACTTGTCCTACAGCAAGTTACTCTAAATTCTCCCAGGACAATGAATTTGGACAAAATACTCCTCACAGTTTCTCCATTCCCCTGTCGCAGAAGAAATTTGTCAAAGTTGAGCCCAATTCCATGAGACATCTATctcctcacattaaaaaaaaaaaaaataataacctcCAAGCTGGATTGGTTTGCCAGCCAAGATATTACCTGTTGTCTTTTGTGAAACATGTTGACAAGGTATTAATGAAGGAAATCAAGactcttttatttaaaatccaTGTGAGGCAATAGTTGCATGGAGTTTGATTTCATTAACCATTTCATCATCTCTGTTCTCATAGCAACCCTGAGAAACAGTACAAAAATACAAAGCAGGGAACTGAATTCCCACTTCAAGACTTTCTGAACCACATATCCAACTTACTTTCTTCTGGTAGGGTTCATACATTGCTATACTCACAGTATATCAGGGCTGTACAGGTACATGTGTGACTACTGGTTCCACCGGTGAATGAAGGTGCCTGTGGTTCTCCCATGTGGAGCAGTTTCTCCTATATATGCTGAGCCCATAACTCTATCGGGACTTGCAGGAAGCATGGGAGTCACTGGCCAACCCTTCCCTCTAGCTGTACATCGCAGAGGAGCAGCACAAACCCAACCTAACAGCAGGATCAGAGAGTGCATCATGGAACTTCTCACTGCTGATTTGAGCGGGGATTATCCTAAATAACATGGCATAGCGCCGTGAATCCTCCAAGTGAGTAGAGCAGAGGCAGCAAAGCCCTATAAGCCTGAAGAGGCTTCTCTTGCACTGCCTAGACCCCACTGAGAATAGGCCCAATGATGCCTAAAGTCAAGCAACAACCAGCTGACAGGAACATGGCGTTCAGCAGCCAAAGCAGAGCGCGGTCCTGATCACCATCCGAGGGCCCGTGCCAAGGAGCAAGGCACATTTTTGCTCTTATATCTCAGAGGTGTACATGAAAACTCTTTGAAAGACAACGGGGTTTCTTTAATATCAACTCAGCCTGGTGGAGGGAAAACTATTTTCAACCGGGAGATACACACTGTATTCCAGATTGACCAGAACATAGTAACTCAGATTAGATGCTGTTTACTGAGTCATAGACAGCACTCTGATTTTCCTGGGACACATGCTATCTAAATAACCTCCAAGCACAGCTACACTTACCTCAGAGctgaaaaatcccacagcccaACAACTGTAAAAACAGCTTCCTTGAGTGCGTTTCTCAAGAGTGCATGCAGAGTTTCAGTGATCTTTTAATCATATTGACAGAagtataaaaaaaagtgaaacctgTAGATTCTAGAGGATATCCCACATCAAATTCCAATAATTTCAACATACATGAGGTCAAATTTGaacaacatttgaaaatgtttagcCATCTGCTTATAAAATGAGCACAAATTATCAATGTTACTGCAGAAAAGTTTTTACagtgtattttaattattttaaaaatatattaatcaagAGATAtttagaaaatcattttctgacttcctaaaaaaaaaattttatagcCATTTTATTTATGCTAAACGTATTTATTCAGCCAGTTGATCatatcctttcttccttcctcaatATAAGGTTTGTCTTGAGGATTGATATCTTCTCTTTTGCGATGTACAAAACCATGAGTTTGTCCAGGgtaaattttaatttcatgatCGACTTTACAGTTTTGTTTAAGCTTCTGCTCCAGTACGGTAACCTGTAACACAGAGGCTTCCATCACTGCTTATATTGAATTAACGTGCTGTTTGTTTTCAGTCCTCAGCTTGTCCTGGCTTTTACTTTCCTGGAAGACACAGTACGTCCTTTCTGCTGTTGTCTCTCTTACCACTCTTACACCCAAACGCATTTCTGTtaccataccttttttttttttttttgagctagaCTTTTTCTCTCCAGTAAAATAAAGAGTGTCTGATTGTAtaaaattaccaaaaaaacctATATAAGTTAATGTAATAATACCTGTAAGGATAAAAACACTTACTGCTCATAATCACAAGAAGGATCACATATAGTAATCACTGTACAAGTTACTGCAGAtagatttcaagaaaaaaacGGGGGCAAGATTTTGATTCCATATGAAACTGTGTGCATACCAGAGACGGGAAGTTCTGCAGCACAGTGATGAAGGAAATGGATAGTCACAGGATTTACTAATCCTCCTGCAACTACTGATGCTGGTGGTACAGGTGGGGACTTTCTACTGATTTTATGCATCGTCAGTACGATTAAAGAGGGTCTCCTGTCCTAAACCCGACACAGGTATTCCTTTGACTCCCATTGTGGATGCTTGCCCCCTTCCTCCTAGGAATTCCCACATTTAAAGCATCCATATTTTGCAACAGAAATAGAAAACGTGTTAGTGTCACAGTAAATCTTTTTGGCTTGGGGTTAGACAACAACGATTTGTGTAGAATTACTGTAAGAGCTAGGGAAAGCGAGAGGAAAGGGCAAACTAATTTTCTAGCTTCTCTTAATTAAATATCAAATCATTGAACAAgcatgaaaaacatgaaaaaagaagaaagaaagaaaggaaacttgCCTGCTCCAGTGGGATGAATTCATCTTTTTCaccaaaaatgaagaaagtgggATGAAGCAAACTGTATCCGTCCTCAAAAAATTTGATCACACCTAGGGAAACGCACCAGCATAAAATGAGCCATGCTATTTTTGAAATCACTACTAAAGCTAGATAATCAAAATAAATGATATTTACATCAGTTAGAGCTGATTTAAAGATCTGTTTGTAAGGGATTAAACATACTTCATTTAAAAGTCTCTTTTGTTGTGAGAACTTCCTATGTTCTGGGATATCATTAAAGATAGAAATACAAGCTCTGCCTCAGAAAGGTCCAGGAAGAATTTTTATGTTTGTCCCATTCTCACGATTTTCTTTGGGCATCTGCttttggccactgtcagagacaggatgCTGTGAAAGCTCAACACTCTACGTGGTCTAGCCTCTAGCCTAGTATGACCATTCTTAAtgtaattaatataattaattagCAAGTAGCATTGATGAATTCATTCATGATCAGCCAGTCAGTACAGCAAAACAATCCCCATAAGCTTTCTAGGAAAGTACCTTCAGCTTCCTTCCACCTCAAATGAATATCAATTGCTCTGGGTTATACATAATTACAGATTTGCAACAAAAATATAAAGGTGGCATGAATGCAATACGAATGGAAATATGAGAGTAAGTACGAGAAGGTTTAACATAGAGTTTAAAAATGGCTTGTATTAATAACAACAATGGATGCTATTTCCAGCAGTAAAATTGAAGAACGTGTTGCTTATGTCACGGTCAGAAGGCCTATAGGCTGACAAGACCACAGTGGTGATGACCCACCCATTAGTAGAAGACTCTAGCAGATGGATGGCAAAAGGGTTGCCAACAATCACATATCCCAAACAAGGTAAAACAGACAACGCGCAGCAACCTGCCCTAAGCCTTACGGAAGCCAAGGTGAGCAAGATTCAGAGGCAAAGATCCACTCTATAACAACTCACGGCTCCTAAAAGGTGTAAAAGGTTTGTCCAGAATCTACTTTGTTGTCACCCATCAAGAGGAACCTGAGACCTAGTGAGGTCCTGACACTTGATATTTCCTGTACTCGCTGTGGCCCAAAAGTGATGCTGGCCGTACCACATGAATACATCAGTCTTGCTGCTTATGATCAGGTGAGTGCAAAATGTCAAATTAgttaaaaatttcatttaataaaatcaCCACCTTCTGTAAGATCTCAAGTGGAGTTTTGTTACAGTAATGTTCCTGCAGAATAACTTCCTGGTCCAGTCATGTCACAATGTTAGGGACTTCTTATACTTACCATAGTTGGATACCCCAGCCTTTAAATGAGGATTTTTCAGCATCAAATGATGTACTGCTGCTCCACCCCAGCAAAACCCAATGACCCCAATCTTCTTTGCGCCACATTGTTCCTGTAGGTACTTCAGGACGACATCAACTTCTCTAAGACATGCAAATGAAAGTGAATTAAGGCTTTAACAGTACTCCCTggcaatcttaaaataaaatgcaaataattaaaaTTGACCCCCATCTTCTATCATTTCTACCCCATTTTTGGATCTTAGCATATTCTTGAACTATTGTAATATCAGAATTAGACTGTGGATCGGAAAGTCAAGTTTACAACCCCTCATTTCTAAAATACGGGAgaaactctggggaagaaggcaaAGCAGAGAATGTGTGAAGCAGATTAATAAGTCAGTCTCCCTAGGTCACTGTTATTAGAACTTAAGCTGATTTTATAAATGGCAACTCAATCAATTACACAAAGGACAACAGTTTTCTCATGGGCTAACACGAATAAAAGCTTGAGAGACGTATAGCCAGTCAAAGGCACCCCCTTATCACAAAGGTGACCATGGGTAAACTGTTCATGGGGAAATCAAATACTACATGAAACTGTGGAAGCgaattttgaaaatgctgaatCAAAATCAGCGAGGAAATAATTATGTAACTTAGACTACATGTCAGACATAAATGGGGTGGCAAAGCTAGAAGAGTGGCAAAGTGGCGTGCTTTGAACTAGCTGGGAGCTGATGGGGAGCAGGACTAACAAGCCCTATTTAAATAGAGTTTCGTGACTACGTTTGCATTCTAACTGTTCTGGATGGAAGTTGCAGCTGCCTTCGGGAACTGAATCAAACTGATGTAGGAGTCTGCTGCATCTTTTAGCCTCAGCCAGTTTTTTCCTTTGAGTCATTCATCTCACTTCTACACTCTGCAGAGAGTATTTGTCTCTgtaaataacagtaatttttaCTCTTGTTCAAAGTTTCCACTTTTCTCCAAAGAGTGCCTTTCACATAACCATGAGCTTGACCCATGAACTGCATCAAATTCTTGTTTGTGGACACCCCGCTGCATTTGACCCGTTAATAATTTAGGACCTGATCCTGCATCTTTTTTGAAGCAAAAAATCCGACTAAAGAAGCAAGTCCACATGCTGGGCAATGAATAAGACATGTACTTGTCTATTTTGCTGGACTCTCGAGTTTTCAGCCAATCATCGAAAGAAGCCCAGTCATTAGAAAGTTTCCAAGCTTCTTGTCCCACAAAAAAGTCTGGGCAGATGGCTCtgcaagaaaaatgagaacactTTAAGCCCATGAAATAACACTGATAAAGGATTAAAGGGAAGACTGTGTGTTATATACAAtaaattcattttgtttaaaacacaaaGAATTTAATCTACATCAAAGTATTATACAAGAGACCCTCATTATTTTTCTACAACTTATAAGAAGAGTTAATCTAACTTCCAGATTTTCTCCAATATAATCCATTAACGAGACaaatttttaattacaattaaatCCTTAGCAGTTTCTTACCAAATGCTCAACAAAATCTGCAATTTGCCTGTTACATACATTCGGGCTAAAAAGAATTGTGCAGTAGTACCAGAAAGAGTATGTCCAATATGTTTTTCACGTATTTGACAACATATTTCTTTAATTGGCATGTGCTGGTACACTTTACCTTTATGGAATTTGTTTCAGCTTTTCTGGAGTTTTTATCATAACAATAAATGCCAAGTAAGGAAGGAGGAAGCAGACTGTTTTAAGCTAGTAAAGGCATTCCAATAACCCTGTTAAAGCTGGAAAACGAgccttttcctgtttctcctctttccttctgtacTTGCCTACTATCTAGTTATTGTAGGAATACTAACCAATTTTAGACTTCTTacactgttttaataaataaGATACTCCTTAGAAAAACCCTGTAAAATTGTCCATATTTGTATGGCTTAGATAGAAAGGAAATAGTTGGCTAGACAACTGTCTTATTAAAATGGCACCTTCAAAACAGTAGGATTTCTTACATGTATCCATTAGCTGTGAGCATATCAGCTATGTATCTGGTGTTTGGGAGTTGCCATCCAAATATATCATGGATCACTATCACAGCTTTGTCTGATTTGCCAGACGGTTTGCAAACATACGCCTTGATGTGCTCCACTTGCACTTCCTGCCCACAGCCTTCGTAGTCAAACCTGTCTCCAATATCGCACGGGCAGGGTTTGGCTTCATTCGCCATGTGTGATACTAAtgtggaaagaacaaaaaaagaattcagcAGTGAATACTGCAGCATACCATACTGAAAGAGGTCAAAATACAGTGGTATCATTAGAATATCGAACTTTTGAATCATGTCATCAGCACATTATCGTTAGATCTGAAATGTGACATTCATCAAACGGCACAATGGGGTGTTTTTctagaaatattaattttgttaaaGTTACTTATGTAATACACACTTTGGGTGAAAAGCCTAAAACAGAGGGGACCTGGTCTATAACTAGGACCTCTGTGGTCTACAGCAATATGGTAGCAATGAAGTTACTGTTACAGTTACAATAAAGCAAACTAACTAGCTAGGCAACCATCAGAAACTTATTTAGATGGTGATGACGCCAGTTCTTTTACTCTTCATCATGTATATGTCCTGGTCAGGAATGCATAACGTACTTGAGTGTAGACTGTAAAGGCTTAATACAGGacttaatattttggaaaaaaagtaacTTCTCTGTAGAAAGatataattacatttaaattGAACGTGCTATTTTCCCCTAGAGACTTAAATCATTCCATAGCAGACCTTTTCAATGTcaagaaatgcattttctaaacCAGCCTTAGTCTCAGGCATCCAGACTTTTGGAGGAATATATTAAATACATTAAGGAAAGGTgccaataaaaatattcttaccaGTGAAAGCCAGAGAATAAAATCATATGTATTTAATAACAAATAAGAGACACATTCAAACTCCaagataaggggaaaaaaaagaaaagaaaacagaatgtcCGCAAAAATTCCTTAAGCTGAGCCAAATGTTTTATGAACAAGCTGATGGAAAGGTTAGGTTAAATTTTTACAAAGTGTTGCATAAGTCAAGGTAAACAAGTAATCCACAAAGGTTAAAAATGCCAGTAGATACTGACACAAGTCTGTGTAGCTATTTGGCCTCAAGTTAATGATTGTAAGCCACTACTAATGATCGTATACCACTGGGCTTGGATTAACTGACTGGGTAAACTGAGTTCATATTGCTACAAAATGACTCAAATAATATATGTGAATATGCGCTGAGTATCTCCAAATAATTCAAGGATGTGGAGAGAATTTAGCCAAAACTTCACCTAAACTCTCTATGGACCAATTGGAAAGGTCTATGAGTACTGTCTAAGAAAAGGGCATGGTACAGCAATGGGGGTGTGCCAACTTGACCATCCCAAATATCCTCACAGACAGCGCGGGGAGAAGCAGGTTGCTGTTACTTAAATACCTGTGGCCCTAAAGAGGCAGctttaggaaaataaagaaacaaacaccCTATAGACAGAAGATTTGCACAAATGCTTAGGGACCAAGATGTTCTTTCTGCATTTACCAACTCTTAATTTCAGACTCTCACAAGCAGTGTTAGCAGGGCTGCGCTTGCAGAACTTGCGAGAGTGCATCTTCCCCAGATCAATTCAAGACAAGCTGTATCTTATTTGAAAGCTGTGTTAACCTTGGGCACACATTTATACTAATCCACATTTTCTTAAATAAGCCACACCCACCCATTGCTGTTTTCAAATGTTATAGTCTCACATACAAGACTCctactttaaaagaaatcaggaaaaacGGATTATCAGACAGGCTTATAAGACAAATGCAGCTTACATAAATAATAGAAAAGAGTTGGTAACTAATTGTCGCTTAACtactttttgcttctctttccgCAAACTATTTCCTCCTGATTAGATTACAATTCAGAAAATATAACAACAAGAGCAAATGAATATTAAAGGAACTTGCACTTCAGAACTCAAGAAACACAGGCACAGCGCCCTTACCGGTCAGCAGGTCCTTAAAGGCTTTAACTGTAAACATTGTGCATTAAGTTATCTGATAAAACttagaacacattttaaaataagaactatGTAAAGATACAGCTCGGGGTAAGAGTTCCAGGCACAAGCCTGCAGGGGGAATTGCACAGGCTTATAAGCCGTAGAGGCTTGTAAGCTTTGCATCGCAACTGAAATGCAGCTACGTTTCTGCATTTGCTGTTGTATGCACTATGTGCAAATAATACAGATTCGTCTCCATTTTAAGATCCCATTGAAATATCCTTTAAGAATTAATTCAATATAACCAAGCTGTTTTTTTAGGAGAAGCTCTAAACTCGCAGCCATGGCCCCACGCTTTGTGCTCCACCACCTCCACCTGCAAGCGCTTGAGCATTTGAAGACCAAACAGTAACTTTAGTTTCGAGAAACTTGAGCTTAATCacagctaaacaaaaaaaaaaaaaaaaaacaaccctctgcCTGGCTCTTTCATTTCAGCAGACTTTCAGCGTGAGAGGTCTTCCTTAACTTGAGAGGGAAACCAAAAAGGTTTTCAACAGTCATCTCTAAGAATTAGGGAGGAAAGTAACGCCCTGCTGGCTTTGCAATGAGCATGCACCCTTCAAGAAGGCACAGAGATAAAGGCCCCCAAAAGACGCTGAATCAGGCTTCAGTACGCACTTCCTTTACATACATTCTCATGGAGAAAAGCCATTGAAGCCAAGAAAGCATGCATACCTGCTGCACAGCTGCGGTGTGAGCTAGCAGGAGGGTGCCCCAGCAGCCCGGCAGGGACAGCAACCCCGAACGCCGCCGCCAGAGAAAGTGCTAAATCATAAAACGCAACGGGTGAGCGCGGGGATCGTATTTCTTCAAGTCACCGTGACGTAAGCTagtgcctttgcctttgcctgtcaCAGAGCCCCCGGTCAAGGTTCTGCCTTTTAAAGCCCGCCGTTTTCTGGCAATTGTACGAAGACCGCGCTCGTGTGGAGTAATAGTATATCTGAATATGAAAGATGCTTTGCAATTTGCACAAAACGGCATCAAGACCGGCTGTCTTGGTCGTTTAGAGGCACGTTCACTTAGCTGAGCAATTCGACTAGAcagcactgtttttaaaagcGGGGTTGCTGCGTGTTTACAGGTTGGGGTAGCGTCGCTTTTGAACACGACGTCggcatttctgtttctctccgCTGCTTGCCCGTTATAAAGTCATCGCCAGCGTGAGGGAGCGACAGAGCACGCTGACGTTGCGAGGCTCTGTGTTACGCGGCCTTTGTACAGCACAGGgaaaattttttcccccttcagtgtGACAATAAATACAGTGCAAACAGGTAACAGTTTTGTAGATTGCTCTACAAACCATTACAATAAATGTCAGAAATCCTGATATGCTCCTATCCTATCACAGGACGTTTTAGCCATCCAAAAAAAAGGCCCTtgggctttttatttcctttgaaattaaagtgactgcctgatttttttttttattcctcccattcttctttctgattttctttttattggttTATTGGGGCTATTCCTGCAGGAGCTTTATCTAAGGGCGTTAGCTATCAAGATGCCTTGTTTCCTCAGAGGCATAGCTGAAAAATAGCACTAAACGCACAGGCGGTGCTGCCACACTTTTTTGCTTAGGAAAGCGATCACCCAAATAGCGTAGTCTTCATGTGTAAGCTCTTTTCCATACTCTAAATAACTTCATCAACATTATTTATTTACAATTCCTAATGTAGTTgaataaatgaagcaaaaaagagCCCACTAAAAAATTCCAAAGTGAACTCACAAGGGTCAAAAATGAATTCttcttggggggggaggggggggctttTCTCACTTGTATGGTATTTTACAAATAAGTTTGTACCACATAGGATGTTTAGATACTCCATAGCAACTCAAAGAACAGTAGTAAAATAAATACTAGAAAATTAGCACTTTAAATCCTTCCTAGCAATGAGAAATTATTGCAATGTATGAGagcctttttcttctctggagTGGCTTAGCTGCCATTTCATTTCCCTTTGTACTGTGACTCTGGAAATTCTTCTCTATACATAATACCATTGCCCATGATCTGACTATTAGAATTAAACCTTAACAGTTAAATGGGCTTTAATTTGATTTCTTGCTGGTTCCATGTTCCTTTCTGAGCAATCCTTTTTCCGAACTTTTACGCGGAAGTCAGAACTTAATCCAACACACGCATGGTCGCTGTACGTGCAGTTAGTTGCACTTCATACTGCAAACACACAGCTCTTTGGCTGTAGCCTTGAATTTGCAGTTACTTCACGAGTCACAGGTTTATCAAGGTGCTTGTCCTCATGTATTTTACCCTGTCACTTCAAACAagtactcttttttctttctgtttgcatAATCACAGTATTAGTGTTACAGCACACACGCTATTTCAATATTTATGAATGACTGCTGCTCTCTAAATATATGACCTGATCGTCCTCTTATACAGTATCTGCCCTAGTAATACTGATGGACCTCCACTGAATTCAGGGCTATGCAGGTTTTACACTGGGGTAATTAAAAGTATAATGAGCTTCCAGACATCTATTTTTCTCCCGGAAAAATATCACTTAGGCAACAGCTAGGCTAACACATTATATATCGGTGGTATCATATGAAAAGCAACACTACGAGGAAAGTCACAGGCCACAATTCTCTGAAGACTCAAGGGGAACTTTACAGTTCCCCTTTGGGAAAGAGGGAGGGCCATTAGCAGCAAGTAAAGGAGGAAAATGTGGATtattaatggcaaaaaaaaaaaaaaagggcgaaGAGAGACAGTTAATTAATGctgctgattatttttaaatgagaaacacCACAAGGTACATTTCTTTGATGGAATATTTAATTTGAGAGATTGTTATTAGAAAAATTAAGGCTTTCctaaatcacattttttcccttttaaatcacAATAGCACTCCGAAGGTTAAAAGGGACATGCgttcattatttttttaacttgaaaaggAGCAGCACCCAGTGAACATCTCGGGCAGCTGGTTTCAGACTAACGAACGCAAGCCCTTCTCCTCGTGAGGCATAATTAAACCCTGGAAGTTGTCGTCACAGGATGCACTAGGGGTCAGCATTATAAACGGGTTCAAAAAGGGCCTGGCAAATTCTGGGGAGATGGGGCCAAGAGGGGCTATTCGACACCCAgctcaggacccccccagcctgctgcttgccagagcgtgggggga
This genomic interval from Struthio camelus isolate bStrCam1 chromosome 2, bStrCam1.hap1, whole genome shotgun sequence contains the following:
- the LOC104137826 gene encoding carboxymethylenebutenolidase homolog; translation: MANEAKPCPCDIGDRFDYEGCGQEVQVEHIKAYVCKPSGKSDKAVIVIHDIFGWQLPNTRYIADMLTANGYIAICPDFFVGQEAWKLSNDWASFDDWLKTRESSKIDKEVDVVLKYLQEQCGAKKIGVIGFCWGGAAVHHLMLKNPHLKAGVSNYGVIKFFEDGYSLLHPTFFIFGEKDEFIPLEQVTVLEQKLKQNCKVDHEIKIYPGQTHGFVHRKREDINPQDKPYIEEGRKDMINWLNKYV